In Campylobacter vulpis, a genomic segment contains:
- a CDS encoding cag pathogenicity island Cag12 family protein, with translation MKKMSLSLAVIASLVVGCSAPQPKKLDNGSILTINTSILEKQYNFVPKDSFLSSQNWTYQIIAEKKSEKDDFIRLYYIKNIKYYAICLT, from the coding sequence ATGAAAAAAATGTCGCTTAGTTTAGCTGTAATTGCTTCATTAGTAGTTGGGTGTTCTGCCCCGCAACCAAAAAAATTAGATAATGGTTCTATTTTAACTATTAACACTTCCATTTTGGAAAAACAATATAACTTTGTTCCAAAAGATAGCTTTTTAAGCTCACAAAATTGGACTTATCAAATCATCGCTGAAAAGAAATCAGAAAAAGATGACTTTATTAGATTATATTACATAAAAAATATAAAATATTATGCAATATGTTTAACTTGA
- a CDS encoding helix-turn-helix domain-containing protein, with the protein MFKKVCNTLGMSRTELAEKLGLSKTTIDSWSDSSRISKTAKVALELMLENYNLRSIIKNFQEGFASLNLHNLGDNTMNNVFSKDHNDLINRINHIFNELKLSEITCSRAMGESNYAKINQILNFKMYPDFDFLEKFALTFKINHNWLLTGEDSPFANDLIKSNFNSQFIKEAEEFDRIYIVTSKNNLDHTRIIVINRNNEFGLYQTDFCIGNNFIMEARECSDLCDLYEFYQKFNYKISCLEFNEDDYRKLLSLKHYPKNILDRGQTSYMLFDLFDLREDDKERYDKFFEKCINIIKSTLKDREERKNR; encoded by the coding sequence ATGTTCAAAAAAGTTTGTAACACTTTGGGGATGAGTAGGACAGAATTGGCTGAAAAATTAGGATTATCAAAAACTACAATAGATTCTTGGAGTGATAGTTCGCGGATATCCAAAACAGCTAAAGTAGCCTTAGAATTAATGCTTGAAAATTATAATCTGAGAAGTATAATTAAGAATTTTCAGGAAGGATTTGCTTCGCTAAACTTACATAATTTAGGAGATAATACGATGAATAATGTTTTTTCAAAAGATCATAATGATTTAATTAATAGAATTAATCATATCTTTAATGAGTTAAAATTAAGTGAAATAACTTGTTCGAGAGCAATGGGTGAAAGTAATTATGCAAAAATCAATCAAATTTTAAATTTTAAAATGTATCCAGATTTTGATTTTTTAGAAAAATTTGCATTAACATTTAAAATCAATCATAATTGGCTATTGACAGGGGAAGACTCTCCATTTGCAAATGATCTTATTAAATCAAATTTTAACTCCCAATTTATAAAAGAGGCTGAAGAATTTGATAGAATTTATATTGTAACTTCTAAAAATAATCTTGATCATACTAGAATAATTGTAATAAATCGAAATAATGAATTTGGTTTATATCAAACTGATTTTTGTATAGGAAATAATTTTATAATGGAAGCTAGAGAATGTAGCGATCTTTGTGATTTATATGAATTTTATCAAAAATTCAACTATAAAATTTCTTGCTTAGAATTTAATGAAGATGATTACAGAAAACTTTTATCTTTAAAGCATTATCCAAAAAATATTTTAGATCGCGGACAAACATCTTACATGCTTTTTGATTTATTCGATTTGAGGGAAGATGATAAAGAAAGATATGATAAATTTTTTGAAAAATGTATAAATATCATTAAATCTACTTTAAAAGATAGAGAAGAGAGGAAGAATAGATAG